From one uncultured Methanoregula sp. genomic stretch:
- a CDS encoding lysylphosphatidylglycerol synthase transmembrane domain-containing protein, protein MYRKISAIVIPTIIAVGIIVYMLYSVRDQLLTAIQHIKPEFLLIAVLICLAAWWLRGWRYHAILYNLSYRVSVRFATACIFVSQTVNLVVPARLGDFVRVFILKHEYNTSYSEGVSSLVVERIFDIFTIALLGAISIFFVLNVPFEYILLILIPIIAGVIFFIFLLFIGKFSSKNKYVALILTMLQEIRKASLTVRSIFVLGCSSIVIWILDILVCVAVVMMFQQKISFAVIVLAIVIGNLVKAIPITPGGIGTYELSMAIVFGLDGADPAVATLIAVIDHLIKNLVTLAGGIISIYSLGDWVIPSIREAFNSKFGGGKEPDR, encoded by the coding sequence ATGTATCGAAAGATTAGTGCCATTGTCATCCCGACAATCATCGCAGTCGGCATCATCGTATACATGCTCTATAGCGTGAGGGACCAGCTTCTCACGGCAATCCAGCATATCAAACCGGAATTCCTGCTCATTGCCGTATTAATCTGCCTCGCGGCCTGGTGGCTACGGGGATGGCGGTATCATGCCATTCTCTACAACCTCAGTTACCGGGTAAGTGTCCGGTTTGCCACTGCCTGCATTTTTGTCAGCCAGACCGTCAACCTGGTTGTGCCTGCACGACTGGGAGATTTTGTCCGTGTCTTTATCCTGAAGCACGAGTACAACACCAGTTACTCGGAAGGTGTATCTTCCCTCGTCGTGGAAAGGATCTTTGATATTTTCACAATAGCACTCCTCGGGGCAATCTCCATATTCTTTGTTCTCAACGTGCCTTTCGAATACATCCTGCTTATTTTAATCCCGATCATAGCCGGTGTGATTTTTTTTATTTTTTTACTCTTTATCGGAAAATTTTCATCGAAGAACAAGTATGTTGCCCTCATCCTCACCATGCTGCAGGAGATCAGGAAGGCGTCCCTGACGGTTCGATCGATATTCGTTCTGGGCTGTTCATCTATTGTTATATGGATTCTCGATATCCTCGTCTGTGTCGCTGTAGTGATGATGTTCCAGCAGAAGATCTCGTTCGCAGTGATCGTTCTTGCAATTGTCATCGGAAACCTGGTCAAAGCAATCCCAATCACTCCAGGAGGAATCGGGACATACGAACTTTCAATGGCGATAGTGTTTGGACTTGACGGTGCAGATCCTGCAGTCGCAACATTGATCGCTGTTATCGATCACCTGATTAAGAACCTTGTGACACTCGCCGGCGGAATAATCTCTATTTACTCCCTTGGCGACTGGGTTATCCCCAGTATCAGGGAGGCATTTAATTCAAAATTCGGCGGAGGGAAGGAACCTGACCGCTGA
- the rpl7ae gene encoding 50S ribosomal protein L7Ae: MAKGYVKTEAPEELQNKALEALEVARDTGKIKKGSNEATKAIERGIAALVVIGADVEPEEIVMHLAPLCDEKKVPYIFINKQNDIGAASGLDVGSAAAAVVKPGKAKETIEELAKQLAALKA, translated from the coding sequence ATGGCAAAAGGTTACGTTAAAACAGAGGCTCCCGAGGAGCTCCAGAACAAGGCGCTTGAAGCCCTTGAAGTTGCACGCGACACCGGAAAGATCAAGAAAGGATCCAACGAAGCAACCAAAGCCATCGAGCGCGGCATTGCAGCACTCGTGGTCATTGGTGCCGATGTGGAGCCCGAAGAGATCGTCATGCACCTTGCACCGCTCTGCGACGAGAAGAAAGTCCCGTACATCTTCATCAACAAGCAGAACGACATTGGCGCAGCCAGCGGTCTTGACGTTGGTTCGGCCGCAGCAGCAGTCGTCAAGCCCGGTAAGGCAAAAGAGACGATCGAAGAACTTGCAAAGCAGCTTGCCGCGCTGAAGGCGTGA
- a CDS encoding IS5 family transposase → MSGFGDYFLHQEYTKIAGLGNKLGEIRDIIDWEKFRPILNDMYRDNKEIGGRPHNDEILMIKMLVLAGWHGLSDYEVELLAIDRLSFRHFLGYPEKIPDRSTVWLFRENLTNHGKIHLIWDELQRQLDEQGYSIKRGTIQDASFITSDPGHAKADKPRGDVAKTRRSRDGTWARKGNKSEFGYKLHSLIDKEYQFVRRFDTSTASLHDNQIDLSQKGETVYRDKGYFGTVPFASIDKTMKRSVRGKPISTKDKRRNRAISRTRSLVERPFAVIKRVFHAGHVMVTTHLRVHAKNLFACFSYNLFNLVTVQKNHTV, encoded by the coding sequence ATGAGCGGGTTTGGGGATTATTTTCTGCATCAGGAATATACCAAGATCGCCGGACTGGGGAACAAGTTAGGAGAGATCCGGGACATAATCGATTGGGAGAAATTTCGTCCGATCCTCAACGATATGTATCGGGATAACAAAGAGATCGGAGGCCGACCCCATAACGATGAGATCCTCATGATCAAGATGCTCGTTCTTGCCGGCTGGCATGGCTTATCAGATTATGAGGTAGAACTCCTTGCCATAGACCGGTTATCGTTTCGACATTTTCTCGGGTATCCGGAGAAAATCCCCGATCGATCGACGGTATGGTTATTCCGGGAAAACCTGACGAACCACGGAAAGATCCATCTCATCTGGGATGAACTCCAGCGACAATTGGACGAACAAGGCTATTCGATAAAACGAGGTACCATTCAGGATGCATCGTTCATCACATCCGATCCCGGCCACGCCAAGGCAGATAAGCCCCGGGGAGATGTTGCAAAAACCCGACGAAGCCGGGATGGAACCTGGGCCAGGAAAGGTAACAAATCAGAATTTGGATACAAACTCCATTCACTCATCGACAAAGAATACCAGTTTGTCCGAAGATTCGATACATCAACTGCATCACTTCATGACAACCAGATTGATCTCTCGCAAAAAGGTGAAACGGTATACCGGGACAAAGGATATTTCGGAACCGTCCCTTTCGCCTCCATCGACAAAACAATGAAACGATCGGTTCGTGGTAAACCGATCTCAACGAAAGACAAACGCAGAAACCGGGCGATCAGCAGAACACGGTCTCTCGTTGAACGACCGTTTGCAGTGATCAAACGGGTGTTTCATGCTGGGCATGTGATGGTGACTACACACCTCCGGGTCCATGCTAAAAATCTCTTCGCCTGTTTCTCATACAATCTCTTTAATCTCGTAACTGTTCAAAAAAATCATACGGTCTAG
- the rpsJ gene encoding 30S ribosomal protein S10, whose translation MQKARIRLTGTDFKKVEMVCDRIREIAERTGVNLAGPIPLPTKRLVVPIRKSPDGEGTATWDRWQLRVHKRLIDIDADERALRQLMRIQVPKDIGIEIVLES comes from the coding sequence ATGCAGAAAGCCAGAATTCGCCTGACAGGAACCGACTTTAAGAAAGTAGAGATGGTCTGTGACAGAATCCGTGAGATCGCAGAGCGCACAGGTGTTAATCTGGCCGGTCCGATACCGCTCCCGACCAAACGACTGGTCGTGCCAATCCGCAAGAGTCCCGATGGGGAAGGAACCGCAACGTGGGACCGCTGGCAGCTGCGCGTCCACAAACGCCTTATCGACATCGATGCTGATGAACGTGCACTTCGCCAGCTGATGCGGATTCAGGTCCCAAAAGATATCGGCATTGAAATTGTTCTCGAGAGTTGA
- a CDS encoding NAD(P)/FAD-dependent oxidoreductase — protein sequence MRIGIIGGGLTGLVAAHVLGQDHEVDLYEKLPYLGGCLSSYNMENYWIERYYHHCFSGDTALFSLMTELNLSSKLEWMNGTTGYYARNAIYPLNTPVQILKYPELTILDKARLAYLVLTAKKADLKTLDQIPADQFIIEHLGWNNYTSFFEPLLKSKFGDRRKEVSAAWLMSRIAIRSNRGVAGEQLGYLNGGFHQLIAALESSIVQKGGTIRKQTPVSTLSRSGNNWMVNDTRYDLVISTIPPQELGRMGGPALPPIPYQGAACLTLALDREVTKGIYWLNMKDSAPYGAVVSHTNFIPSVRYGEHIIYLASYFSGAVLPQLDERMMADFCSRFGVSKQEIHWHRMAVDPWAGPVYTTGYGSLIPEYEQSGLFMAGMFSKTNYPERSMEGSVRAGLDIAACIEKRNSHE from the coding sequence ATGAGGATTGGGATTATCGGGGGGGGATTGACCGGGCTTGTCGCTGCCCACGTACTGGGTCAAGATCATGAGGTCGACCTGTACGAGAAACTTCCCTATCTTGGAGGATGCCTTTCCTCTTACAACATGGAAAATTACTGGATCGAGCGGTATTACCATCACTGTTTTTCCGGCGATACTGCCTTGTTTTCCCTCATGACAGAACTTAACCTGTCCAGTAAGCTCGAATGGATGAACGGGACAACCGGCTATTATGCACGAAATGCCATCTATCCCCTGAATACACCGGTCCAGATCCTCAAGTATCCCGAACTTACTATATTGGATAAAGCCCGTCTTGCATATCTGGTGCTGACAGCAAAAAAAGCCGATCTTAAAACTCTCGACCAGATACCGGCAGACCAGTTTATCATAGAACATCTCGGATGGAACAATTATACTTCCTTTTTTGAACCACTCCTCAAAAGTAAATTCGGTGACCGACGGAAAGAGGTCTCGGCAGCCTGGCTGATGAGCCGGATCGCTATCCGGTCGAATCGCGGAGTTGCCGGTGAGCAACTGGGATATCTCAACGGGGGGTTCCACCAGCTTATCGCAGCTCTTGAATCATCCATTGTTCAAAAAGGAGGAACGATACGTAAGCAGACACCGGTTTCCACCCTCTCACGATCCGGTAATAACTGGATGGTGAATGACACCCGGTACGATTTAGTAATCTCCACGATCCCCCCGCAGGAGCTGGGGCGTATGGGAGGTCCGGCCCTGCCCCCGATCCCGTACCAGGGTGCAGCCTGCCTGACACTGGCACTGGATCGTGAAGTAACTAAGGGGATATACTGGCTGAACATGAAGGATTCCGCCCCATACGGGGCAGTAGTTTCCCACACGAATTTTATTCCTTCGGTAAGATACGGTGAGCACATCATATACCTTGCATCATATTTCTCCGGAGCGGTTTTACCGCAACTCGACGAGCGGATGATGGCAGACTTCTGTTCCCGTTTCGGTGTCTCCAAGCAGGAGATCCACTGGCACAGGATGGCTGTGGATCCATGGGCCGGGCCGGTGTATACCACCGGCTACGGATCATTGATCCCTGAATATGAGCAGAGCGGGCTTTTCATGGCAGGGATGTTTTCGAAGACAAACTATCCGGAGCGGAGTATGGAAGGATCCGTACGCGCCGGTCTCGACATCGCAGCGTGCATAGAGAAGCGGAATTCCCATGAGTAA
- a CDS encoding IS630 family transposase (programmed frameshift), with amino-acid sequence MPWSEQIPIQKHMTTDQLESRIKTLEKDTKILKRLYFVKYRYDGESVEESAQRIGVTRNEGYIWQRRWNEQGYEGLIPRYAGGRPMKLSPEEFDKLKDFLSQKTTWTTEEVRAIIYQEFEVEYTLKQIRIILKKLKMGYGKPFTLDYRRPDDAEYLLKKLPEIKPGMVIGFLDETSPQTTANTQRFWSFGHPTLVKNTSKFRANTFGFYSINGRSVLEFHEHSKKEDVREFLQTIRKMNPDADLVIILDNFRSHHADKTREYAELNRIDLVFLSPYSPDLNPIEFIWKSIRRIISRTFIRDLDHLKQIIVDAFTKYGCSLSFAKAWIVKFLGYKFSIKI; translated from the exons ATGCCTTGGTCTGAACAGATCCCTATTCAAAAACATATGACGACAGATCAATTAGAATCAAGAATTAAAACATTGGAAAAAGATACCAAAATTCTCAAACGACTCTATTTTGTGAAATATCGTTACGACGGAGAGAGTGTGGAGGAGTCTGCACAAAGAATTGGAGTTACCCGGAATGAAGGATATATCTGGCAACGAAGATGGAATGAACAAGGATATGAAGGTCTGATTCCCCGATATGCCGGGGGCAGACCGATGAAGCTCTCACCGGAAGAGTTCGATAAGTTGAAAGACTTCTTGAGTCAAAAAACGACCTGGACAACTGAAGAAGTCCGGGCAATTATCTATCAGGAGTTCGAAGTCGAATATACTCTGAAACAGATTAGGATTATCCTGAAGAAGTTGAAAATGGGTTATGGGAAACCATTCACTCTGGATTATCGGAGACCTGATGATGCGGAATATCTCTTAAAAAAA CTTCCTGAAATAAAACCAGGGATGGTAATCGGATTCCTGGATGAAACGTCTCCACAAACTACCGCAAATACTCAGCGATTCTGGTCATTTGGCCATCCGACGCTTGTTAAGAATACTTCGAAATTCCGTGCAAACACTTTTGGTTTTTACTCGATTAACGGACGCTCCGTGTTAGAATTTCATGAGCATTCAAAAAAGGAGGATGTCCGTGAATTTCTACAAACTATTCGGAAAATGAACCCAGATGCAGATCTTGTTATCATTCTCGATAATTTCCGATCTCATCATGCAGATAAAACGCGGGAATATGCTGAACTGAATAGGATTGATCTGGTATTTTTATCACCGTATTCTCCGGATTTGAACCCAATAGAATTCATCTGGAAAAGCATCCGACGGATCATCTCACGGACTTTCATACGAGATCTCGACCACTTAAAGCAGATTATCGTCGATGCTTTCACAAAATATGGTTGTTCATTGAGTTTCGCCAAAGCATGGATTGTGAAATTCCTTGGGTATAAGTTTAGTATCAAAATTTAG
- a CDS encoding glycosyltransferase, giving the protein MSKPEVTAIIPVYNDHSSLEIAIPRSIETLAKITSEFEIIVAEDGSTDGSTEFVRDYEKCDPRVRLLHRDERQGRGKALNRAIREANGSIVCYFDVDLATDMQHMDDLIRAIRNGYDISTGSRLLPDSDIVRTGGREIASRSYNFLVRAVLGSVVFDHQCGFKAFNKERILPVLPTIRSNHWFWDTEILVRGQCMGFRVKEFPVHWRAGKGTTVRMKDVFEMGTAILRLWWQINVSKD; this is encoded by the coding sequence ATGAGTAAGCCAGAAGTAACGGCAATAATTCCCGTTTATAACGATCATAGCTCCCTTGAGATTGCTATCCCGAGATCCATTGAAACCCTTGCGAAGATCACTTCGGAATTTGAGATTATTGTTGCAGAAGATGGCAGTACTGATGGAAGCACGGAATTCGTGCGCGATTACGAGAAATGCGATCCCCGGGTCCGTCTCCTTCACCGCGACGAACGACAGGGAAGGGGAAAAGCACTCAACCGGGCGATTCGTGAGGCGAACGGATCCATCGTCTGCTACTTTGACGTAGACCTTGCAACAGACATGCAGCACATGGATGATCTCATCAGAGCGATACGGAACGGATATGATATTTCAACCGGTTCTCGGCTCCTCCCTGATAGCGATATCGTCAGGACCGGGGGACGTGAGATCGCAAGCCGCTCGTATAACTTCCTCGTCAGGGCGGTCCTCGGAAGTGTGGTTTTCGATCACCAGTGCGGGTTCAAAGCCTTCAACAAAGAACGCATTCTTCCGGTCCTCCCAACCATCCGGTCAAATCACTGGTTCTGGGACACGGAAATCCTTGTCCGTGGGCAGTGCATGGGGTTCCGTGTCAAAGAATTCCCCGTTCACTGGCGTGCAGGAAAAGGTACAACGGTCAGGATGAAAGACGTGTTTGAGATGGGAACCGCTATCCTGCGGTTATGGTGGCAGATCAATGTATCGAAAGATTAG
- a CDS encoding tubulin/FtsZ family protein: MRVFFIGFGQAGGKIVDMFIEQDKKLGTNSFRGIAVNTARTDLMGLKNIEMKDRILIGQTMVKGHGVGTDNVTGARVTADEIDSIISAVDSRGTHDVDAFVIVAGLGGGTGSGGSPVLARHLKRIYREPVYAIGIIPAPEEGRLYSYNAARSLTTLVNEADNTFIFDNSAWKNEGESVKSAFQRLNNEVVRRFAVLFRAGEVNRGMGVGEMVVDSSEIINTLRGGGITSVGYAVSDVISKRTKQQRGLLGGLKDKFGGKKDANVEVLMGEDRSAKIVALVRRAMLGRLTLPCDYSTAERALVLLAGPPDEMDRKGVEKAKSWVEENIAGVEVRGGDYPVNSEYIAAVVMLATVGNAPRIKELLDIAKETKEDVIKSKEKKSSMFEEGIDPLFE, from the coding sequence ATGCGGGTATTTTTCATAGGGTTTGGCCAGGCTGGCGGCAAAATTGTCGATATGTTCATCGAGCAGGATAAAAAGCTCGGAACTAACAGCTTTAGGGGAATCGCTGTCAATACCGCGCGGACGGATCTGATGGGGCTCAAGAATATCGAGATGAAGGACAGGATTCTCATTGGCCAGACCATGGTGAAAGGTCACGGTGTAGGAACGGATAATGTGACCGGTGCCAGAGTAACTGCTGACGAGATTGACAGCATCATCAGCGCTGTCGATTCCCGGGGTACGCATGATGTCGATGCCTTTGTCATTGTCGCCGGTCTTGGTGGTGGAACGGGGTCTGGTGGATCGCCGGTTCTTGCCCGTCATCTCAAACGGATTTACCGAGAACCTGTGTACGCAATCGGGATTATTCCTGCACCTGAAGAAGGGCGGCTCTATTCATACAATGCTGCACGAAGCCTGACAACTCTTGTGAATGAAGCTGACAATACGTTCATTTTTGATAACAGTGCCTGGAAAAATGAAGGCGAAAGTGTCAAATCCGCATTCCAGCGTCTGAACAATGAAGTTGTCCGGCGTTTCGCGGTTCTCTTCCGTGCCGGTGAAGTGAACCGTGGTATGGGGGTCGGCGAGATGGTGGTCGACTCCAGCGAGATCATCAATACACTTCGCGGTGGCGGTATCACATCTGTAGGATATGCGGTCAGCGATGTCATAAGCAAAAGGACGAAACAGCAGAGGGGTCTTCTGGGTGGCCTGAAAGATAAGTTCGGCGGCAAGAAAGATGCCAACGTGGAAGTGCTGATGGGGGAAGACCGGTCTGCAAAGATCGTTGCTCTCGTGCGCAGGGCGATGCTCGGGCGGCTTACTCTTCCCTGCGATTATTCCACGGCCGAACGTGCCCTGGTTCTTCTTGCAGGTCCTCCTGACGAAATGGATCGAAAGGGTGTCGAGAAGGCTAAAAGCTGGGTTGAGGAGAATATTGCCGGGGTCGAAGTGCGTGGCGGGGATTACCCGGTAAACAGCGAGTATATCGCTGCAGTGGTAATGCTGGCAACGGTAGGGAATGCTCCGCGAATTAAAGAACTCCTTGATATCGCGAAAGAAACAAAGGAAGATGTTATTAAGTCAAAAGAGAAAAAATCCAGTATGTTTGAAGAGGGTATTGACCCCCTGTTCGAGTGA
- a CDS encoding flippase activity-associated protein Agl23, translated as MQQAAFFSPKLKQLFTFERIFFLILVVAIVVRFWNLDFKLFHHDEAIHSWFSYELLTKGTWVYDPSYHGPFLYYVTAGMFSVFGDSDMVARILPALFGTLLIPLVYCIYRLGYINKTQTLVAAVFLALSPDMVYFSRFLRHDIFMLFFTLLLLVALLYYFERGQTRFAIIAAIAAAGGLACKEEMPIILLIFATFFIYAIWKGKIVLPTHWKHDLALGLLTLVAILAILYSGFGVHPETLQSGWLEAIRHWMDMHNQQRLGGPWFFYIPLFLLYELPIFILAVIGIIQFMYTGVHPSSKLKQLKNWIYYHDKRLTTAQLAETTLRQLKDKQQVYSKSDEFFRFCIYWMLLTMAFYAYVGEKVPWLLIHQLLPMCFVAVYKLNWQKTAVALIGCIFLVVMTWHVAFVPADINEPIVQVQNSEDLRTVMQLIDASDHVVVASKDYWPLPWYYRGEHWNKISFYGNLTDEDTLTQNDPGVIILHDTESLPSIQGYDKTTLRLSYWFSVYDNQDRMIDYYLHRDGKMGSINIDVFTHSKTA; from the coding sequence GTGCAGCAGGCCGCTTTTTTTTCTCCAAAACTCAAACAACTATTTACTTTTGAAAGAATTTTTTTCCTGATCCTTGTCGTAGCCATAGTAGTGCGATTCTGGAATCTCGATTTCAAGCTCTTCCACCATGACGAAGCTATTCACTCATGGTTCTCTTACGAGCTCCTGACAAAAGGTACATGGGTCTATGATCCCAGTTATCACGGCCCGTTCCTGTACTATGTAACTGCCGGTATGTTCTCGGTTTTCGGGGACTCCGACATGGTGGCCCGTATTCTCCCGGCACTCTTTGGCACCCTGCTCATCCCGCTCGTTTATTGCATCTACCGGCTCGGGTATATCAATAAAACACAGACACTCGTGGCAGCGGTTTTTCTTGCCTTGTCCCCGGATATGGTGTACTTTTCCCGGTTTCTCCGCCATGATATCTTTATGCTCTTTTTCACCCTTCTCCTCCTTGTCGCCCTGCTTTATTATTTCGAGCGGGGGCAGACCCGGTTTGCCATTATAGCCGCAATAGCAGCTGCCGGAGGCCTAGCATGTAAAGAAGAGATGCCCATAATTCTTCTCATCTTTGCAACATTTTTTATCTATGCTATCTGGAAAGGAAAAATTGTCCTTCCTACCCACTGGAAACATGACCTCGCCTTAGGTCTCCTTACTCTCGTTGCAATACTGGCTATCCTGTATTCCGGTTTTGGCGTACACCCGGAAACACTCCAGAGCGGCTGGCTTGAGGCTATCAGACACTGGATGGATATGCATAACCAGCAGCGGCTGGGCGGCCCGTGGTTCTTCTATATCCCGCTCTTCCTGCTCTACGAACTGCCAATCTTCATTCTCGCAGTCATTGGCATCATCCAGTTCATGTATACCGGCGTTCATCCTTCATCAAAGCTGAAGCAGCTGAAAAACTGGATATATTACCATGACAAGAGGCTCACAACAGCCCAGCTGGCAGAAACAACGCTCCGCCAGTTGAAGGACAAGCAGCAGGTGTATTCCAAATCCGATGAATTTTTCAGATTCTGTATCTACTGGATGCTCCTCACGATGGCATTTTATGCTTATGTCGGGGAGAAAGTCCCCTGGCTGCTCATACATCAGCTCCTTCCGATGTGCTTTGTGGCGGTATACAAACTGAACTGGCAGAAAACCGCAGTTGCCCTTATCGGATGCATATTCCTTGTCGTGATGACCTGGCATGTCGCCTTCGTTCCGGCTGACATCAACGAACCAATTGTCCAGGTCCAGAATTCCGAAGATTTACGTACAGTTATGCAGCTGATAGATGCATCGGACCATGTCGTGGTTGCATCCAAGGATTACTGGCCGCTCCCCTGGTATTATCGAGGTGAACATTGGAATAAGATATCATTTTACGGAAACCTGACCGATGAGGATACCCTTACGCAAAATGATCCGGGAGTTATCATTCTCCATGATACTGAAAGTTTACCCTCTATTCAGGGTTATGATAAGACTACGCTCAGACTGAGTTACTGGTTCTCTGTTTACGATAACCAGGACCGGATGATTGACTATTACCTTCACAGAGATGGGAAGATGGGAAGCATCAATATCGATGTTTTTACCCACAGTAAAACCGCATAG
- a CDS encoding DUF2298 domain-containing protein, with the protein MFSVLSWLVIITILQLAFYPGLKNTFGRFAFPVSFSASLLVFTIISWYCGLVQLPIYLALLPFLGLLAYNVYHHNYRISELKAEWHWEALFLICFFLMLDVRFVNPTISYAEKFMDHGFMASVIRAPVVPPLDPWFAGGTLNVYYYLGYWMFGCLAIVSGVPSTIAFNLALPTVFGIAAVNVYAIGALLLNRFRWLPLLVFFIPNPSFFYQIAQGKAMNTVLWDSTRTITNTINEYPLFSFIWGDVHAHVVSIFNQVFLIFLLLYAFKRWEDLEARGKLIVSGLAAISLGSMPLINTWDVLVYAPITLVFIALILWRNRTSWSGKTSLWYLCAVPPLAIICYLPFYLQLQTHTGMLAFVRTPSIPAEFLLVNGFFIAIVIAFLYRDIIRRPYLLLVIIPFIAAGYTAAGIAVIPLVYLIVRRPWELPEILSMLGLTVLIFCELFYLKDNMGETYFRMNTVFKCYLPAWLLLGTGTFTLAGRWLEENRKIPIIAPRTTAIVTVSVLCLLFILPFVAPFNLNYGTGTLDGLAYLEDSHPGDAGAVAYLRTLPGDERIVEAEGGDYTYYSRVSSFTGIPAIIGMPFHEFMWRSDDTGWFTTRMVDIKSIYEKPDETVPLMRKYNATLLYIGNSERERYNVNFSKAGLEKIYSAKGTEIYRLAP; encoded by the coding sequence GTGTTTTCCGTACTAAGCTGGCTTGTCATCATAACCATTCTCCAGCTGGCATTCTATCCGGGCCTGAAAAATACCTTCGGGCGGTTTGCATTCCCGGTCTCATTTTCAGCTTCACTCCTGGTATTCACCATCATCTCATGGTACTGCGGTCTCGTACAGCTACCCATCTACCTGGCCCTCCTCCCGTTCCTGGGACTCCTGGCTTACAATGTGTATCACCACAATTACCGTATCAGCGAGCTGAAAGCAGAATGGCACTGGGAAGCGCTGTTCCTGATCTGCTTTTTCCTTATGCTGGATGTGCGGTTTGTCAATCCGACAATCTCGTATGCAGAGAAATTCATGGACCATGGATTCATGGCTTCCGTGATACGTGCACCGGTCGTTCCTCCGCTTGATCCATGGTTTGCCGGAGGAACGCTCAACGTATATTATTACCTTGGCTACTGGATGTTCGGCTGCCTTGCTATAGTCAGCGGGGTTCCTTCAACTATTGCTTTCAATCTTGCACTCCCGACCGTTTTTGGCATTGCTGCCGTGAATGTGTATGCGATAGGAGCACTCCTGCTCAACCGGTTCCGCTGGCTGCCCCTTCTCGTCTTCTTTATCCCAAATCCCTCGTTTTTCTACCAGATCGCTCAAGGAAAGGCAATGAATACCGTCCTCTGGGACAGCACCCGGACCATCACTAACACCATCAACGAATACCCGCTTTTCTCATTCATATGGGGAGATGTCCACGCCCATGTGGTATCGATATTCAACCAGGTTTTTTTGATCTTCCTTCTCCTCTATGCATTCAAGCGATGGGAAGATCTGGAAGCCAGGGGAAAACTCATTGTATCCGGTCTCGCCGCCATCAGCCTTGGCTCCATGCCCCTAATCAATACCTGGGATGTCCTGGTCTATGCCCCGATCACACTCGTTTTCATTGCATTAATCCTCTGGAGGAACAGGACTTCATGGTCCGGAAAGACATCACTTTGGTATCTCTGTGCTGTGCCTCCCCTTGCCATCATCTGTTACCTGCCATTCTATCTCCAGCTGCAGACCCATACCGGTATGCTTGCCTTTGTGCGAACCCCGTCCATCCCGGCCGAGTTCCTGCTGGTGAACGGGTTCTTTATCGCAATCGTGATCGCGTTCCTGTACCGGGACATCATCCGGCGCCCGTACCTCCTCCTCGTCATTATCCCGTTTATAGCTGCAGGGTATACGGCTGCAGGGATCGCCGTAATTCCACTCGTCTACCTTATAGTACGGAGACCGTGGGAACTCCCGGAGATCCTCTCAATGCTGGGACTTACCGTTCTCATCTTCTGCGAACTATTCTACCTCAAGGATAACATGGGCGAGACCTACTTCCGGATGAACACGGTCTTCAAGTGTTACCTTCCCGCATGGCTCCTGCTCGGCACGGGAACCTTTACGCTTGCCGGGAGATGGCTGGAGGAAAACCGGAAGATCCCCATAATTGCACCACGCACAACGGCTATTGTCACGGTCTCTGTTCTCTGCCTGCTGTTTATCCTGCCGTTTGTTGCCCCGTTCAACCTGAATTACGGCACGGGAACCCTTGACGGACTTGCATACCTGGAGGATTCCCATCCCGGGGATGCAGGAGCTGTCGCTTATCTGAGGACGCTTCCCGGGGATGAGCGCATTGTCGAAGCAGAGGGGGGAGACTATACGTACTATTCACGGGTGTCCTCATTTACCGGAATTCCCGCAATCATTGGAATGCCGTTCCACGAGTTTATGTGGAGAAGCGATGATACCGGGTGGTTCACTACCCGGATGGTTGATATCAAATCCATCTACGAAAAACCGGATGAGACGGTGCCCCTGATGAGAAAATACAATGCAACACTTCTCTATATCGGCAATTCAGAACGAGAGAGATATAACGTGAATTTTTCCAAAGCAGGGCTTGAGAAAATATATTCCGCAAAGGGCACGGAAATCTACCGGCTTGCCCCATGA
- a CDS encoding 30S ribosomal protein S28e: protein MADDATPAEVIEVVGSTGMHGEAMQVKCRILDGNNKGRIITRNTVGPIREGDIIMLLETEREAKKMSRR from the coding sequence ATGGCAGACGATGCAACGCCGGCAGAAGTTATCGAGGTTGTAGGCTCCACCGGCATGCACGGTGAAGCAATGCAGGTCAAGTGCCGTATCCTCGATGGCAACAACAAGGGCCGGATCATCACCCGCAACACGGTGGGACCAATCCGCGAGGGAGATATCATCATGCTCCTCGAAACCGAGCGCGAAGCTAAGAAAATGTCGAGGCGGTGA